The genomic interval CGCGGCTAGGATTTCGATTTTATTCTTGAATCGAGCGGCGCCTTTTTCCTTTCCACTGAGTTTCAACTGATCGAATTTCAAATCCACCAATTGACGCCAGTTCTTGTCGATGCCCATTTTCCCTCTCGGAACAAAACCAATCTCGCGCCAACGAGCCATAAAGTCCTTCAGTGTGGCTACGGCCTTACCTGAATCTGCTTCGGGTGCGTAGGCCTCCAATTCGGCCATCAGTTTTTCCTTTGCGGTGTAGTTCGCTTCATAAGCCGCGTCTTGCTCTGCAAAGTGCGCCTTACGGCGCGAGAAGAAGTGATCACATGCGTCGTGGAATTTCTTCCACGTTTTCTGGTTGTCCGAATGAGCAACAGCCCCCACTTTTTTCCATTCGCGCTGAAGTTTCTTCAAGGCCTCGGCGGTTTCCTTCCAGTTCTCGTTGTCTTTCAGTGCTTCCGCCTTCTCGATCAAGGCCTGACGCTGCTCCAAGTGTTGTTTGTATTCGTCTTTGAGGCCTTTGTAGAATTCGTTTTTGGCGTGGTTGAATTGGCGGAGTGCCTCGCGAAAGCGATTCCAAACCTCAGTGCTCTTGGCCTTAGGTACGCGCCCCGCTGCTCTGAATTCGTCGGCCAAGGAACGGACCTCCTTGATCTTGTTTTGCCATTTCCCGTGCGAATCAATCTGCTCTTTGGCAATCGCTTCAATCTTTTCGCAAATGGCATGACGCGTCTTCAGGTGCTCTTCCCATTCCCCTTTGAGCTTGTCATAGTGGGCATGGCGCTTATCGTGGATTTCTTTGGTAATCGCAGAGAAGGTTTCCCAAATGGTCTCGCGGTGCTCTTTGGCTACCGGTCCACCTTCTTCTTTCCACTCTTTGTGCAACTCTTGAAGGCCCTTGAAGGCTTCGTGTACATTCTCCAAGGCGGCAAGCTCCTTAGCTTTCGCAATCAATTGCTCCTTGTGCTCTAAGTTCTTCTTGAAGTCTAGGTCGCGAAGCTCGTCGTTCAGACGTAGGTAGTCATAGAAGTTTTCAACGTGGTGATGATAGGTACGCCACACTTCACTGCTCGATGCCCGTGGTACAGGCCCAACCTCGCGCCATTGACCTTGAAGCTCACGAAAATGCTGGAACGTTTCGGAAAACTTCTCCTCGCTCTGAAGCAAGCCCTTGATGGACTCGATAATCTCTTCGCGTTTTTTCAAGTTGTTATTCAAACGCTTCTCCAAGTCTTTCATGTAGGCTTGGCGCTCCTTGCGATAGGTGTCAATCAGCTGCTTGAATTGATCCCTAATGGGCTGTTCAAACTCAAAGTCAATCTCATTTCCTCCCTCGGCGACAAAGGCCTCTAGATGAACCAGTCGTTCAGCCTTTGCTTTGGTAAAGAAGTGGTGTTTGATTTGATCGACGTGCTCCTTAATGCTCTGCACGGGGTGCTCCTGAACCAAATTCTGCGTAAGCGTATAAAGCGCTTCCAGGCTCATCGGTTCAAGATCTGGGAGTTTGATAACGGCCTCTTCTTCAACTTCTTCTGCCTCGTCTTCTTCCGAAGTTTCATCATCTACTTCTTCCAGCGTCGAATCTTCTTCTGATCCTGCTTCGATATCATCTTCAGCTGATTTTTCTTCGGCAGGGAGGACCTCTTCAACCTTCTCGGTCTCCGCCGTCACCTCTGCAACTTCGGTTTCAGCGGCCCCCTCAGTGGGCTCTTCTTGAATATCTTCTTTTACCTCCGGTGTAAGGTCCTGAGCTGCTGTTTCTTCAGCCGAATTTTCCGGGGATTTATTTTCTTCTGTCATCTTGAATTTCTTCTGAAATGCCCTGATTTTCGGGCAAAGGAGTGCAAATTTAACGAATCTATCCGTAGAATTCGCGCCAAAAAGACCAGGCAA from Cryomorphaceae bacterium carries:
- a CDS encoding DUF349 domain-containing protein — its product is MTEENKSPENSAEETAAQDLTPEVKEDIQEEPTEGAAETEVAEVTAETEKVEEVLPAEEKSAEDDIEAGSEEDSTLEEVDDETSEEDEAEEVEEEAVIKLPDLEPMSLEALYTLTQNLVQEHPVQSIKEHVDQIKHHFFTKAKAERLVHLEAFVAEGGNEIDFEFEQPIRDQFKQLIDTYRKERQAYMKDLEKRLNNNLKKREEIIESIKGLLQSEEKFSETFQHFRELQGQWREVGPVPRASSSEVWRTYHHHVENFYDYLRLNDELRDLDFKKNLEHKEQLIAKAKELAALENVHEAFKGLQELHKEWKEEGGPVAKEHRETIWETFSAITKEIHDKRHAHYDKLKGEWEEHLKTRHAICEKIEAIAKEQIDSHGKWQNKIKEVRSLADEFRAAGRVPKAKSTEVWNRFREALRQFNHAKNEFYKGLKDEYKQHLEQRQALIEKAEALKDNENWKETAEALKKLQREWKKVGAVAHSDNQKTWKKFHDACDHFFSRRKAHFAEQDAAYEANYTAKEKLMAELEAYAPEADSGKAVATLKDFMARWREIGFVPRGKMGIDKNWRQLVDLKFDQLKLSGKEKGAARFKNKIEILAAKGGRDLNREKDQIKRELNGAQDELRTLEANIQLLSPTGNKSNPLVAQVEKSIAEQRVKIEQLRDKMKLVREVEKNEAGE